A stretch of Lathyrus oleraceus cultivar Zhongwan6 chromosome 6, CAAS_Psat_ZW6_1.0, whole genome shotgun sequence DNA encodes these proteins:
- the LOC127096758 gene encoding uncharacterized protein LOC127096758 — translation MNEGEQRKIMLICGPSLLPCLRVGGFENCKAKKKKKNKWSMSCKSQSDCVSRKWRNYSVRLVTFLAAATVIGSIATGDAIYEQEETLSNIPQTLSGEGKKAKIQKPKSRKAESCTVKCVTTCIRGGEGSPGEGPLNVTRPLVVFKQGFRTRHYCLVECSDICNLMTNADDMP, via the exons ATGAATGAAGGAGAGCAGAGAAAGATAATGTTAATTTGTGGGCCGAGTTTATTGCCTTGCCTACGCGTTGGGGGTTTTGAAAATTGCAAagcgaagaagaagaagaagaacaagtGGAGTATGAGTTGCAAATCCCAGAGCGATTGTGTGAGTAGAAAATGGCGCAATTACAGTGTGAGACTTGTTACCTTCCTGGCAGCTGCTACGGTAATAGGTTCAATTGCAACAGGCGATGCAATTTACGAACAGGAAGAGACTCTGTCAAACATACCTCAAACTCTATCGGGTGAAGGTAAGAAAGCTAAAATACAGAAACCCAAGTCGAGGAAAGCGGAATCCTGCACGGTTAAGTGTGTTACCACTTGCATCAGAGGCGGCGAAGGCTCTCCTGGTGAAGGCCCTCTTAACGTCACAAG ACCACTCGTTGTTTTCAAGCAAGGCTTTCGGACTCGTCACTACTG TTTGGTGGAGTGTTCGGATATTTGTAATTTGATGACCAACGCTGACGACATGCCTTGA
- the LOC127091246 gene encoding uncharacterized protein LOC127091246, which translates to MYVKKFEDMAAYSRQAVYTPNEMWKIGKFLFGLRSEISHSISQREFTTYAALLRQCYVAENSLKKREGHMARDWPQDKNQMQGRNIDRVYTLDARKAKSNNALMAGTGLFNGHPYFVLFYYGETYSFVSIKCMKHLGLQAIPLSPPMVVTTAMCDVVETPLICENCSLSVNGRIFQIDLICLPLKKVDVVLGTDWLSANSVFIGCEEKLIMIPYSEATPKDVLTTILEGTVDMVNFLFEKEKSVLLVLTKEPSDNLKVT; encoded by the exons ATGTATGTTAAGAAGTTTGAAGATATGGCTGCTTATTCTAGACAGGCCGTGTATACACCAAATGAGATGTGGAAAATTGGTAAGTTCCTTTTTGGTTTAAGAAGTGAAATTTCTCATAGTATTTCTCAGAGAGAATTCACTACTTATGCTGCATTGCTAAGGCAATGCTATGTGGCTGAGAATAGTTTGAAGAAG AGGGAGGGACACATGGCTAGGGATTGGCCTCAGGATAAGAATCAGATGCAAGGGAGGAACATCGATCGAGTTTATACCTTGGATGCAAGGAAGGCTAAGAGCAACAATGCTTTGATGGCTGGTACAGGTCTCTTCAATGGTCATCCCTATTTTGTATTGTTTTATTATGGGGAAACATACTCTTTTGTATCAATTAAATGTATGAAGCATCTTGGCTTGCAAGCAATTCCTTTATCTCCTCCTATGGTGGTTACTACCGCCATGTGTGATGTGGTTGAGACACCGTTAATTTGTGAAAATTGTTCGCTTTCGGTGAATGGTAGAATTTTCCAGATTGATCTTATTTGTTTACCACTTAAGAAGGTTGATGTGGTCTTGGGGACGGATTGGCTTTCCGCCAATTCAGTGTTTATTGGATGTGAAGAGAAGTTAATCATGATTCCATATAGTGAAGCTACTCCAAAGGATGTATTAACTACTATCTTGGAAGGTACGGTTGACATGGTTAATTTCTTATTTGAGAAGGAAAAGTCAGTTCTCTTGGTTCTCACCAAGGAACCTAGTGACAATCTGAAAGTTACATAA